The following coding sequences lie in one Spinacia oleracea cultivar Varoflay chromosome 1, BTI_SOV_V1, whole genome shotgun sequence genomic window:
- the LOC130463606 gene encoding uncharacterized protein, with product MNENQIVVRHESEGGKTPTTGDESQDVSTITKTIKGRGPSKGVKVAKPMFLEYNVYNVPDGQWSHEYGKQVGSCATRININVPLYPKVDEQTKKGFWEETKLMFHITDDSNHSREKYFHSCVAKRFSCFKSKLVRRWITMKEKKPKNQTNKMPWDVYNHITEDDWKTFVKHYFLPESLLRSEKARKSASCNKNPHRTGQKGYNRKRLDWIKDGRLPPDATFPISSSSSVNSSVTSNVNRVRKYRSKEWILAHQVQNKEGKWEIDPNDTEVVEIATKALEYIAEEEKGNLSFEQGEDALTKAIGKKDHRGRVKGTGGMVGIKKAFGPCIRHSRSDHGEASSENYESIRASVKKEFEGELEKRVEKRVAEALQKQLSTLLKTGQLNSISTPILDDFHLNDSARVDLDVSATRTTLDIYLIICITYKVALKPLFMKERTPCRLALEDKVSGNNIVVADGMVQPSDGALPQHFTSMKPGHYKVQVDFVYDGHVDDILSVPTGDGFTNLGGALGSFVQWPIHLVIFEDGEDCTSPPKKKSKSNVSKERDGSSKKKTTVLAAQKKTTDLASKEFSHPKKSNSKPKSNLEVVGSCDRKTQESTTKSKKAGLVHDAIQGLGPSCKYL from the exons ATGAATGAAAACCAAATTGTTGTTAGGCATGAATCAGAAGGTGGCAAGACTCCCACAACGGGTGACGAATCACAAGATGTTAGTACGATTACAAAGACCATTAAAGGCCGTGGTCCGTCAAAAGGTGTTAAAGTCGCTAAGCCTATGTTCCTTGAGTATAATGTATATAATGTCCCCGATGGACAATGGTCTCATGAATATGGGAAGCAAGTTGGGAGTTGTGCTACTAGAATTAATATTAACGTCCCATTATATCCAAAGGTAGATGAGCAAACCAAGAAGGGGTTTTGGGAGGAGACTAAG cttatgttccacattactgatgattctaatcattcgagggagaaatattttcattcttgtgtggcgaaacgatttagttgtttcaagagcaaGTTGGTGCGCCGATGGATAACTATGAAGGAAAAGAAgccaaaaaatcaaacaaacaagatGCCTTGGGATGTCTACAACCATAtcacagaggatgattggaaaACTTTTGTTAAACATTATTTCCTGCCAGAGTCATTG CTTCGTAGTGAAAAGGCGAGGAAAAGTGCATCATGCAACAAGAACCCACATCGCACCGGCCAAAAGGGTTATAATAGAAAGCGACTAGATTGGATAAAAGATGGACGACTTCCACCAGATGCAACTTTCCCTATCTCGAGTAGCTCCTCGGTGAACTCATCAGTGACCTCAAATGTTAATAGAGTTAGAAAATACAGATCAAAGGAGTGGATTTTGGCCCATCAAGTACAAAATAAAGAgggaaagtgggaaattgacccgAACGATACAGAAGTTGTTGAAATCGCAACAAAAGCT TTAGAGTACATCGCAGAAGAGGAAAAAGGAAATCTTTCTTTCGAACAGGGTGAGGATGCCCTCACTAAAGCTATAGGGAAAAAAGATCATCGTGGGCGTGTCAAGGGAACAGGTGGCATGGTTGGTATCAAAAAGGCTTTCGGTCCGTGTATTCGACATAGTAGAAgtgaccatggtgaagcttcATCAGAAAATTACGAATCAATCAGAGCTTCTGTGAAAAAGGAGTTTGAAGGTGAATTAGAGAAAAGGGTAGAGAAAAGGGTGGCAGAGGCCCTCCAAAAGCAACTAAGCACCTTGTTAAAAACAGGACAACTAAACTCCATTTCTACCCCGATACTTGATGACTTCCACTTAAATGATTCTGCCAGAGTTGACCTTGATGTTAGTGCTACAAGAACCACTC ttgacatttacTTAATAATctgtatcacttacaaagttgcATTGAAACCTTTGTTTATGAAGGAAAGGACTCCATGTCGTCTTGCCCTTGAGGATAAAGTTTCAGGCAACAACATTGTCGTGGCGGATGGTATGGTACAACCCTCAGATGGTGCATTGCCCCAACATTTTACATCGATGAAGCCTGGTCACTATAAAGTCCAAGTTGATTTTGTTTACGACGGACATGTTGATGATATTCTTTCGGTACCTACGGGAGATGGTTTCACTAACTTAGGCGGTGCTCTGGGTAGTTTTGTGCAATGGCCCATACACTTAGTGATTTTCGAAGACGGCGag gATTGTACTTCACCTCCTAAAAAGAAGTCCAAGTCTAATGTTTCTAAAGAGAGGGATGGTAGCTCCAAGAAAAAGACAACGGTATTAGCGGCCCAAAAGAAGACAACAGACTTAGCATCCAAG gaattttcgcatccaaagaagtcgaattctaagcctaagtccaacttagaggtcgtgggtagttgtgatcgtaaaACACAAGAATCAACCACCAAAAGCAAGAAAGCGGGACTTGTACACGATGcaattcaaggtcttggcccGTCATGCAAATACTTGTAG